A single region of the Microcoleus sp. FACHB-831 genome encodes:
- a CDS encoding DUF3598 family protein — protein sequence MKSQWECLLQNLGEWQGSFTLLSSQGELLEDTPTITTLEGLNNNQTIRQSIRRFHPSQEVQEQVLEYSSLARSVMFFENGAFSQGSIQWGPFSEFGAELGLIDGDRRLRLVQLYNRDSQFYRITLIREKLAGKNASERPHLSLDQLLGEWQGEAVTIYPDWRSLDTYSTNLKIEREGGDKLVQKLVFANRTITSSAKIHGNILHFDEGSQPVQILLLPDGASCNCPLQVKAGKPFFLEVGWLLKPNLRQRMIRSYSDKGEWVNLTLVTERKIS from the coding sequence ATGAAATCTCAGTGGGAATGTTTGCTGCAAAATTTAGGTGAATGGCAGGGTTCCTTTACCCTTCTGTCGTCACAAGGAGAACTGCTAGAAGATACGCCTACGATAACTACTCTAGAAGGACTTAACAACAATCAAACAATTCGCCAAAGCATTCGTCGCTTCCACCCCTCTCAAGAGGTACAAGAACAAGTTTTAGAATATAGTTCTCTAGCTCGTAGCGTAATGTTTTTTGAAAATGGGGCTTTTTCCCAAGGTTCAATTCAATGGGGGCCTTTTTCTGAATTTGGGGCAGAATTGGGTTTGATTGATGGTGACAGGCGATTGCGTCTGGTGCAGTTGTATAATCGCGACTCCCAGTTTTACAGAATTACTTTAATTAGGGAAAAGTTAGCTGGTAAGAATGCCTCGGAGCGCCCGCATTTGAGTTTAGACCAATTGCTAGGAGAATGGCAGGGAGAGGCGGTGACAATTTATCCAGACTGGCGATCGCTCGATACTTATTCGACGAATCTTAAGATAGAGCGCGAAGGTGGAGATAAATTAGTTCAGAAGCTAGTTTTTGCTAATCGGACAATAACTTCTAGTGCCAAAATTCATGGCAATATTCTCCATTTTGACGAAGGTTCTCAACCAGTTCAAATTTTGCTACTACCCGATGGTGCTTCTTGTAATTGTCCTCTGCAAGTTAAGGCTGGTAAACCTTTTTTTTTAGAAGTTGGTTGGTTGCTTAAACCTAACTTACGCCAGCGGATGATTCGCAGCTATAGCGATAAAGGTGAATGGGTGAATTTAACTTTAGTCACGGAACGTAAAATTAGTTAA